A stretch of the Vigna radiata var. radiata cultivar VC1973A chromosome 7, Vradiata_ver6, whole genome shotgun sequence genome encodes the following:
- the LOC106766418 gene encoding flavonoid 3'-monooxygenase, producing the protein MLPWLLAFANGSVAAILIYRFFKLKTAHSLPLPPGPSPWPIVGNLPHMGRAPHQTVAALAHKYGPLMHLRLGFVDFVVAASASVAEQFLKVHDAKFANRPRSFVNKYMSYYKEDFGFASHGPRWRLLRKISSTHMFSGRAMDDFREVREEEVQRLTCDLASSGSKAVKLGLLLNVYATNTLARVMIGRRVFNDGNSEWDPKADEFKSMVLELMNLLGVFNIGDFIPFLDWLDLQGVKAKAKKLRKGFDAFLTSILEEHQVSKNEKQQNTYLTTLLSLKETPQDGYKLCEEEIKAILLNMFGAGTDTSSSTIEWAMAELIRNPRIMVEVQQEIDSVVGEDRLVTELDMPRLPYLQAVVKETLRLHPPTPLSIPRYAEKSCEIFGYHIPKGATLMVNVWAIGRDPKEWSDPLEFKPERFLLGGEKAGVDVRGNNFEVIPFGAGRRICAGMSLGLMEVQLVTATLAHAFDWELENGVDTKSLNMDETYGLTLQREVPLCVHPRPRLSRHLYSSSSPSF; encoded by the exons ATGTTACCTTGGCTTTTAGCTTTTGCTAATGGCAGTGTAGCAGCTATCCTTATTTACCGTTTTTTCAAGCTCAAAACCGCGCATTCATTACCACTGCCACCAGGGCCAAGCCCATGGCCCATAGTGGGAAACTTGCCTCACATGGGCCGTGCGCCACACCAAACTGTTGCGGCCCTGGCCCATAAGTATGGCCCGCTCATGCACCTTCGGTTGGGGTTTGTCGACTTTGTGGTGGCGGCTTCCGCCTCTGTGGCGGAGCAGTTCTTGAAGGTTCACGATGCGAAGTTTGCAAACCGGCCACGGAGCTTCGTGAACAAGTACATGAGTTATTACAAGGAAGACTTTGGGTTTGCTTCCCATGGCCCTCGGTGGCGGTTGTTGAGGAAAATAAGCTCCACTCACATGTTCTCTGGTAGGGCCATGGACGATTTTAGAGAAGTGCGTGAG GAAGAGGTACAAAGACTGACATGTGATTTGGCAAGTTCAGGCTCAAAAGCTGTGAAATTGGGACTGTTGTTGAACGTGTATGCCACCAACACATTGGCAAGGGTGATGATAGGACGAAGAGTTTTCAACGATGGAAACAGTGAGTGGGATCCAAAGGCAGATGAGTTTAAATCCATGGTGTTGGAGCTCATGAACTTGTTAGGAGTTTTCAATATTGGCGACTTCATTCCATTCTTGGATTGGCTAGACCTTCAAGGAGTAAAAGCCAAAGCAAAAAAACTACGCAAGGGCTTTGACGCATTTTTAACCAGCATTCTCGAGGAACATCAGGTTTCCAAGAATGAGAAACAACAAAACACATACTTAACCACGTTGTTGTCACTCAAAGAAACTCCTCAAGATGGATACAAGCTTTGTGAAGAGGAGATCAAAGCAATACTTTTG AACATGTTTGGAGCTGGAACAGACACCTCATCAAGCACAATTGAATGGGCAATGGCTGAACTAATCAGGAACCCAAGAATTATGGTTGAGGTGCAACAAGAAATAGACAGTGTTGTGGGTGAAGACAGACTTGTGACAGAACTTGACATGCCCCGACTCCCTTACTTACAGGCTGTGGTGAAGGAAACATTGCGATTACACCCACCGACCCCTCTTTCTATTCCAAGATATGCTGAAAAAAGCTGTGAGATATTTGGTTACCACATTCCCAAAGGTGCAACTCTCATGGTGAATGTTTGGGCCATAGGACGTGACCCTAAGGAGTGGTCAGACCCATTGGAGTTCAAGCCCGAAAGGTTTCTCCTTGGTGGTGAGAAGGCTGGTGTTGATGTTAGGGGCAACAACTTTGAGGTTATACCCTTCGGCGCTGGTCGTAGAATATGTGCTGGTATGAGCTTAGGTCTGATGGAGGTTCAGCTGGTGACTGCTACCCTAGCCCATGCATTTGATTGGGAGTTAGAGAATGGAGTTGACACAAAAAGTCTCAATATGGATGAAACATATGGGCTCACCCTCCAAAGAGAAGTGCCTCTCTGTGTCCACCCTCGTCCTAGGCTCTCACGCCACTTGTAttcatcatcatctccatcaTTTTGA